The following proteins are encoded in a genomic region of Musa acuminata AAA Group cultivar baxijiao chromosome BXJ2-11, Cavendish_Baxijiao_AAA, whole genome shotgun sequence:
- the LOC135627794 gene encoding UDP-glucuronic acid decarboxylase 4-like produces MASELIYRGGHDAHLPESGSGYTPKPEKHLLWLWRPLRYLLREQRLVFVLVGMALASLLFALAPSSSSTNSYSYSSAVASELALRSAMDRQQQQHHHRAAFEAAARGFVGGKVPLGIKRKGLRIVVTGGAGFVGSHLVDRLIARGDSVIVVDNFFTGRKENVMHHFGNPNFELIRHDVVEPLLLEVDQIYHLACPASPVHYKFNPVKTIKTNVVGTLNMLGLAKRVGARFLLTSTSEVYGDPLQHPQVETYWGNVNPIGVRSCYDEGKRTAETLTMDYHRGAQVEVRIARIFNTYGPRMCIDDGRVVSNFVAQALRKEPMTVYGDGKQTRSFQYVSDLVEGLMRLMEGEHIGPFNLGNPGEFTMLELAKVVQETIDPNAKIEFRPNTEDDPHKRKPDITRAKELLGWEPKIPLRQGLPLMVSDFHKRIFGDHSDAKPSITSTATGTGSS; encoded by the exons ATGGCCTCCGAGCTCATCTACCGCGGCGGCCACGACGCCCACCTGCCGGAGAGCGGCAGCGGGTACACCCCGAAGCCGGAGAAACACCTCCTCTGGCTCTGGCGCCCGCTTCGCTACCTTCTGCGGGAGCAGCGCCTTGTATTCGTGCTCGTCGGCATGGCCCTCGCCTCCCTCCTCTTCGCCCTCGCTCCCTCATCTTCCTCCACCAACTCCTACTCCTACTCCTCCGCCGTGGCGTCCGAACTCGCCCTCCGGTCGGCGATGGACCGCCAGCAACAACAGCACCACCATAGGGCGGCGTTCGAGGCGGCGGCGAGGGGATTCGTCGGGGGGAAGGTGCCGCTAGGGATCAAGCGGAAAGGGCTCCGCATCGTGGTGACGGGCGGGGCCGGGTTCGTGGGCAGCCACCTGGTGGACCGGCTGATTGCCAGGGGTGACAGCGTGATCGTCGTGGACAACTTCTTCACGGGGCGGAAGGAGAACGTGATGCACCACTTCGGGAACCCCAACTTCGAGCTCATCCGCCATGACGTCGTCGAGCCCCTGCTTCTCGAGGTCGACCAGATCTACCACCTCGCCTGCCCCGCCTCCCCCGTCCACTACAAGTTCAACCCCGTCAAGACCATCA AGACCAATGTTGTGGGAACTCTCAACATGCTAGGCCTGGCCAAGCGAGTGGGGGCCAGGTTCCTCCTCACCAGCACCAGCGAGGTCTATGGCGATCCCTTGCAGCACCCTCAAGTTGAGACCTACTGGGGCAATGTTAATCCCATCG GGGTTAGGAGCTGCTATGATGAAGGCAAGCGTACAGCGGAGACACTGACCATGGACTACCACCGTGGTGCCCAAGTCGAG GTGAGGATTGCTCGAATCTTCAACACTTATGGGCCCCGCATGTGCATTGACGATGGCCGGGTTGTCAGCAACTTTGTTGCTCAG GCCTTGAGGAAGGAGCCAATGACGGTTTATGGGGATGGAAAGCAGACAAGGAGTTTCCAATATGTTTCTGACCTT GTGGAGGGGTTAATGAGGCTGATGGAAGGAGAACACATTGGTCCATTCAACCTGGGCAACCCTGGAGAGTTCACAATGCTGGAGCTTGCTAAAGTTGTGCAGGAAACCATTGACCCCAATGCTAAAATCGAGTTCCGTCCCAACACAGAGGATGATCCTCACAAGCGCAAACCTGACATCACCAGGGCCAAGGAACTGCTCGGCTGGGAACCCAAGATCCCTCTCCGCCAGGGTCTTCCTCTAATGGTCTCCGACTTTCACAAACGTATCTTTGGTGATCACTCTGATGCTAAACCATCCATAACTTCCACAGCCACTGGAACGGGATCCTCCTAA